DNA from Streptomyces sp. Edi4:
CCCAGGACGTGGCCGGCCGGCGCGCGCGCACCGCTGCGGCGCTCGCCCTGGCGCTGGGCCACGAACCGGCCCTCAGCTACCGGCCGGACGGCAAGCCGGAGGCCGGGGCAGGCCCGCACGTCTCCTCCTCGCACGGCGCGGGCGTGACCTTCGCGGTGGCCGGGGAGCGGGCCGTGGGCTGCGACGTCGAGGAAGCCGTGGACCGTCCGGCGGGGGAGTGGCGGGACCTGCTCGGCGTGGAGGGACGCGCGCTGGCCGAGCTCATCGCAGGTGAGCGCGGCGAGGACCTGTCGATCGCCGCCACCCGGGTGTGGGGCGCGCAGGAATGCCTGCGCAAGGCTGGCCACGCGCGCGCCCAGCTGGTCATCTCCCGGGCGTCGGCGGACCGTTGGGTCGTCCTGCGCTCGGGCGGCCTGCGCATCGCCACGTTCTCCACGACGCTGCGCCAACGCACCGCACCGGTGGTCTTCACCATGCTCACCGAGACGAAGGAGGGCCGCGCGTGACCAAGCGACCGTACTACGAATACCGGCACCTGGTCGGCTTCGAGGAGACCAACCTGGTCGGCAACGTCTACTACGTCAACTACCTTCGCTGGCAAGGTCGTTGCCGGGAAATGTTCCTGCTGGAGCACGCCCCCGGCGTCATCGAGGAGATCCGCGACGACCTCAAGCTCTTCACGCTCAAGTGCGAGTGCGAGTTCCTGGCGGAGATCACCGCGTTCGACGAACTGTCCATCCGTATGCGCCTGGTGGACCTGACACAGACTCAGGTCGAGTTCGCCTTCGACTATGTACGGGTGCGCGGCGATGCGGAGGACCTGGTCGCCCGGGGAGGGCAGCGGGTCGCGTGCATGCGGGGACCCAACGCCGACACCCGGCCGGCCAAGGTGCCCGCGTCACTGCGCAAGGCCCTTGAGCCCTACGCCACGACCGCGCCCGCCACGCAGCCGCGCGTACTCGCCCACATCGTGAACGGTGACTGAACCATGGCCGACACCCACCGGACATCCCCCACGGGTCTCGCCACACCGGGCCCGCCCGCCCCGGGCGCGGTGGCCAGGCGTAACACCGACTTCGACCACAAGGGCATGCGCCGGGTGTTCGGCCGGTTCACCACCGGAGTCACCGTCGTGACGACGGGCGGTGCGACCCCGCACGGCATGACCGCGAACTCCTTCACATCGGTGTCGCTGAGCCCG
Protein-coding regions in this window:
- a CDS encoding acyl-CoA thioesterase gives rise to the protein MTKRPYYEYRHLVGFEETNLVGNVYYVNYLRWQGRCREMFLLEHAPGVIEEIRDDLKLFTLKCECEFLAEITAFDELSIRMRLVDLTQTQVEFAFDYVRVRGDAEDLVARGGQRVACMRGPNADTRPAKVPASLRKALEPYATTAPATQPRVLAHIVNGD